The Paenibacillus sp. RUD330 genome has a segment encoding these proteins:
- a CDS encoding TetR/AcrR family transcriptional regulator, whose amino-acid sequence MTPSKTDPRVLRTRRLLREALVQLMEERGMDNFSVQELADQATIKRATFYLHYEDKQALLDEYIGELLQELRDAVSTSEADGEGFDYLRGEPHPSFVKLFHHIAERYSVYYAMLVRNRVPQLASGMLHVIHDFVSDGMAFAQPDDSLLTARREVAVKYAEAAILEVVIWWIEKQMPYEERDIAAQLMNLSILGPYKVLPQQKPRA is encoded by the coding sequence ATGACACCTAGCAAAACCGATCCGCGCGTGCTGCGTACACGCCGGCTGCTGCGCGAAGCTCTCGTCCAGCTCATGGAAGAGCGTGGAATGGACAATTTCTCCGTCCAGGAGCTCGCGGATCAGGCGACCATCAAACGAGCCACCTTCTATTTGCATTACGAGGACAAGCAGGCCTTGCTGGATGAATATATCGGCGAGCTTCTGCAGGAGCTCCGGGATGCCGTCTCGACCTCCGAAGCCGATGGCGAAGGGTTCGATTATCTCCGGGGAGAGCCTCATCCAAGCTTCGTGAAGCTGTTCCATCATATAGCCGAGCGTTATTCCGTCTACTATGCCATGCTGGTCCGCAACCGCGTACCCCAGCTTGCTTCGGGAATGCTCCACGTCATCCACGACTTCGTGTCGGACGGAATGGCCTTCGCCCAGCCTGACGACAGCCTGCTCACGGCCAGGCGCGAGGTTGCCGTCAAATACGCGGAAGCCGCCATTCTCGAGGTCGTCATCTGGTGGATCGAGAAGCAGATGCCGTACGAGGAGAGGGATATCGCCGCCCAGCTGATGAATCTGTCCATCCTCGGTCCCTATAAGGTGCTGCCTCAGCAGAAGCCCCGGGCCTGA
- a CDS encoding HAMP domain-containing histidine kinase, whose translation MKSLYFRIVLTFVLIALLSSIGGMLLTSLYYDYRLNANNEANMEQAAEQVRALHDGAPQEDLPTLLGGIAGLGYQLYTVGPSGDKRAYGTPFRHERFPSPSQVEKVREGGAYHGMSEENRRFKLFAYFENSARNTYGFPLKTEEGTAAVFIRPDLERQIGEVRVIVAVLLVSTFGISLLLIAALSSLIVHPVKRLTRAAQRIAGGDYEVSIDTSRRDEIGELGRRFSTMARSIRDLDRMRQEFVANVSHEFQSPLTSIRGFIRTLLDSKPAPDALETRRYLTVIDEESRRLSSLSRQLLMLADVDRQERVLDRQPYRLDEQLRQALLMLEWQWTDKELQLELELPETTVTADQSLMYEVWLNLIGNAVKFTGRGGVLGIELSQEGGFWSVSVRDTGPGIAPDELSRIFERFHKADKSRRHDGEGGSGSGLGLSIVKRIVNLHGGSVEAESKLGRGTVMKVRLPL comes from the coding sequence GTGAAGAGCCTGTATTTCCGCATTGTCCTTACCTTTGTCCTGATCGCGCTGCTCAGCAGCATCGGAGGCATGCTGCTCACCAGCCTCTATTACGATTACCGGCTCAACGCCAACAACGAAGCGAACATGGAGCAGGCAGCGGAGCAAGTCAGGGCCTTGCATGACGGAGCGCCGCAGGAGGATCTGCCGACGCTGCTCGGAGGCATCGCGGGCCTTGGCTACCAGCTGTATACGGTCGGTCCATCAGGCGACAAGCGCGCCTATGGGACCCCTTTCCGCCACGAGCGGTTTCCATCCCCAAGCCAGGTGGAGAAGGTGAGGGAGGGGGGCGCTTACCATGGCATGTCGGAGGAGAACAGGCGCTTCAAGCTGTTCGCCTACTTCGAGAACAGCGCCCGCAATACGTACGGCTTCCCGCTGAAAACGGAGGAAGGAACGGCTGCCGTCTTCATCCGTCCCGATCTGGAGCGCCAGATCGGGGAAGTGCGCGTCATCGTGGCGGTGCTGCTCGTCAGCACGTTCGGCATCAGCCTGCTGCTGATCGCCGCCCTGAGCAGCCTCATCGTGCACCCGGTGAAGCGGCTGACGAGAGCGGCGCAGCGCATCGCCGGAGGCGATTACGAGGTGAGCATCGACACGTCCCGGCGCGATGAGATCGGCGAGCTCGGCCGCCGCTTCTCGACGATGGCTCGGTCCATCCGCGATCTGGACCGGATGCGCCAGGAGTTCGTGGCGAATGTGTCCCATGAATTCCAGTCGCCGCTGACGTCCATCCGGGGTTTCATCCGCACCCTGCTCGACAGCAAGCCGGCCCCGGATGCGCTGGAGACCCGGCGTTATCTGACCGTCATCGACGAGGAGAGCCGGAGGCTGTCCTCGCTCAGCCGCCAGCTGCTGATGCTTGCCGACGTCGACAGGCAGGAGCGGGTGCTGGACCGGCAGCCATACCGGCTGGATGAGCAGCTTCGCCAAGCGCTCCTCATGCTGGAGTGGCAGTGGACAGACAAGGAGCTCCAGCTGGAGCTGGAATTGCCCGAGACGACCGTGACCGCCGACCAGAGCCTCATGTACGAGGTGTGGCTGAATCTGATCGGCAATGCCGTCAAATTCACGGGCCGGGGAGGCGTCCTGGGCATCGAGCTCAGTCAAGAGGGCGGCTTCTGGAGCGTATCGGTCCGCGATACGGGTCCGGGCATCGCGCCGGATGAGCTATCCCGCATCTTCGAGCGGTTCCACAAAGCGGACAAATCGCGCCGCCACGATGGAGAAGGAGGCAGCGGCAGCGGGCTCGGATTGTCCATCGTGAAGCGGATCGTCAACCTGCACGGGGGTTCCGTGGAGGCGGAGAGCAAGCTCGGGCGGGGGACGGTCATGAAGGTGCGGCTGCCCCTCTAG
- a CDS encoding RidA family protein gives MSKIDQRLAELGIALPELPAPKFSYIPVNQTGNLIYTSGFDCRIDGVLMHEGKVGSDLTIEQGREAARQIVINLLAAMKAYLGDLDRVVKIVKLLGFVNSAPGFGDQPYVMNAASDLLIEVFGENGRHARSAIGTSDLPFHTPVEIELIAEIRS, from the coding sequence ATGTCTAAAATCGACCAACGCCTCGCCGAGCTCGGCATCGCGCTTCCAGAGCTTCCGGCTCCGAAATTCTCCTACATACCGGTCAACCAGACCGGCAACCTGATTTACACGTCCGGCTTCGATTGCCGCATCGACGGCGTCCTCATGCATGAGGGCAAGGTCGGCTCCGACCTGACGATCGAACAGGGCCGGGAAGCCGCGCGCCAGATCGTGATCAACCTGCTCGCGGCGATGAAGGCATACCTGGGCGACCTTGACCGCGTCGTCAAAATCGTCAAGCTGCTCGGCTTCGTGAACAGCGCTCCCGGCTTCGGCGACCAGCCTTACGTCATGAACGCCGCATCCGATCTGCTCATCGAGGTGTTCGGCGAGAACGGCCGCCATGCCCGCAGCGCTATCGGCACGAGCGACCTGCCGTTCCACACGCCCGTCGAGATCGAGCTGATCGCCGAAATCCGCAGCTAG
- a CDS encoding glucose 1-dehydrogenase — protein MARLEGKTAIVTGAATGMGAEEARLFAREGARVVMTDVNISELEKVAAEIRAAGGEATAIKHNVASEEEWQHVVDEAVRLYSKVDILVNNAGIASTRTIASFDLTEWNRVLDINLTGCVLGMKVVIPEMQKAGSGSIVNISSIGGIVGMAGSSAYTAAKGGLRTLTKAAAVEYAKQSIRVNSVHPGIIVTPMTEPSMKDAMPFYQTFTQLPYMGKPEDVAYGVLFLASDEARFMTGAELVIDGGWTAL, from the coding sequence ATGGCGCGTTTAGAGGGCAAAACAGCAATTGTAACCGGTGCGGCAACCGGCATGGGAGCGGAGGAAGCCCGCCTGTTCGCCCGCGAGGGAGCCCGGGTCGTGATGACGGATGTGAATATCTCCGAGCTGGAGAAGGTCGCCGCCGAGATCAGGGCGGCTGGCGGCGAGGCGACAGCGATCAAGCATAACGTCGCTTCCGAGGAAGAGTGGCAGCATGTCGTCGATGAGGCAGTCCGTCTCTACAGCAAGGTGGATATCCTCGTCAACAATGCCGGCATTGCGTCGACGCGGACGATCGCGAGCTTCGACCTGACGGAGTGGAATCGCGTCCTGGACATCAACCTGACCGGCTGTGTCCTCGGCATGAAAGTTGTCATTCCGGAGATGCAGAAGGCCGGCTCCGGCTCTATCGTCAACATTTCCTCGATCGGCGGCATCGTCGGCATGGCCGGATCGAGCGCCTACACAGCGGCCAAGGGCGGCCTCCGCACGCTGACCAAGGCAGCGGCGGTCGAATACGCCAAGCAGAGCATCCGCGTCAACTCCGTCCATCCCGGCATCATCGTGACCCCGATGACGGAGCCTTCCATGAAGGACGCGATGCCGTTCTACCAGACGTTCACACAGCTTCCTTACATGGGCAAGCCGGAGGATGTCGCATACGGCGTGCTGTTCCTCGCTTCCGACGAAGCCCGCTTCATGACCGGCGCCGAGCTGGTCATCGACGGCGGCTGGACGGCGCTCTAA
- a CDS encoding stalk domain-containing protein has product MLLKKTSAAVSALLLASVLAAAVAGAAPKQQAVTGHTPIVVGESRMLANSINVSGTLYVPLRSIAAATGIQADWDSSKKAVYLTSQQNSASAEAVESVPAGKQVAAEPVAVAFYLNGVETKLADAAGKQLLPLSLDGTLYLPVRALSMALGVSVEWNAAAKQLTLQSKKEPSVPASAEKGDKGEKGDTGAKGDKGDPGAAGATGSTGAPGSTGATGATGPAGAAGAKGDKGDTGAAGAAGPTGAQGAKGDKGDTGAAGPAGPTGAQGAKGDKGDTGAAGPAGPTGAAGAKGDKGDTGAAGPAGPTGAAGAKGDKGDTGAAGPAGPTGAQGAKGDAGAKGDKGDTGAAGPAGPAGAAGPQGAIGPQGVQGTQGVQGIQGAKGDKGDAGPAFTASVFAYNTNGMNVPLNSNSSMLVPLPGFTASDSVFFHGADTITVMTSGWYYVSYSLRTTQNANLDVGVVVDGMPLPQLTTSPDFEDYIWQGTGLLNLNAGNQVSLRVANNSGSGQTVIIKAGSQGAALTLVKVG; this is encoded by the coding sequence ATGTTGTTGAAAAAAACGAGCGCAGCCGTATCCGCTTTGCTGCTCGCTTCTGTACTGGCAGCGGCAGTCGCCGGCGCTGCGCCGAAGCAGCAAGCCGTGACGGGCCATACTCCAATCGTCGTCGGAGAAAGCCGGATGCTGGCGAATTCCATCAATGTCAGTGGAACGCTGTATGTGCCTCTTCGGTCGATTGCCGCCGCGACAGGGATTCAAGCGGATTGGGACAGCTCGAAGAAAGCGGTCTATCTCACGAGCCAGCAGAATTCAGCCTCCGCCGAAGCGGTTGAATCGGTTCCTGCAGGGAAGCAGGTCGCAGCGGAACCGGTTGCGGTCGCCTTCTATCTGAACGGAGTCGAGACCAAGCTGGCCGACGCCGCTGGAAAGCAGCTGCTGCCGCTCTCGCTTGACGGCACGCTGTACTTGCCTGTACGCGCGCTGTCTATGGCCTTGGGCGTATCGGTTGAATGGAATGCCGCCGCGAAACAGCTGACCCTGCAAAGCAAGAAAGAGCCTTCCGTTCCGGCTTCCGCGGAAAAGGGGGATAAAGGCGAGAAAGGCGATACGGGAGCCAAAGGGGATAAAGGGGATCCGGGAGCGGCTGGAGCAACCGGCTCCACAGGCGCGCCAGGATCAACGGGCGCCACCGGAGCGACGGGACCGGCGGGAGCTGCAGGTGCCAAGGGCGATAAGGGCGACACAGGCGCGGCCGGAGCGGCTGGGCCGACGGGGGCTCAAGGAGCCAAAGGCGATAAGGGCGACACAGGCGCGGCCGGACCGGCAGGCCCGACGGGGGCTCAAGGTGCCAAAGGCGATAAGGGCGACACAGGCGCGGCCGGACCGGCAGGCCCGACGGGAGCTGCAGGAGCCAAGGGCGATAAGGGCGACACAGGCGCAGCCGGACCGGCAGGCCCGACGGGAGCTGCAGGAGCCAAGGGCGATAAGGGCGACACAGGCGCAGCCGGACCGGCAGGCCCGACGGGAGCTCAAGGAGCCAAAGGCGATGCCGGTGCCAAGGGGGACAAAGGAGACACCGGCGCAGCAGGACCGGCAGGACCCGCTGGAGCGGCAGGCCCTCAGGGAGCGATTGGTCCGCAAGGCGTTCAAGGCACTCAAGGCGTTCAAGGCATTCAAGGCGCCAAAGGCGACAAAGGCGATGCAGGGCCGGCTTTCACGGCGTCCGTATTTGCCTATAATACGAATGGCATGAACGTTCCCTTGAATTCCAATTCATCGATGCTTGTGCCGCTGCCGGGTTTTACCGCTTCGGACTCGGTTTTCTTTCACGGCGCGGACACCATCACCGTGATGACCAGCGGCTGGTACTACGTGTCCTATTCGCTGCGCACGACCCAGAATGCGAACCTGGATGTAGGCGTGGTAGTCGACGGCATGCCTCTTCCGCAGCTGACGACCTCGCCGGACTTTGAAGATTATATCTGGCAGGGAACCGGACTCCTGAATCTGAACGCTGGAAATCAGGTCAGCCTGCGAGTCGCGAACAACTCGGGCTCTGGGCAGACGGTAATCATCAAGGCCGGCAGCCAGGGTGCCGCGCTGACGCTGGTTAAGGTCGGCTAG
- a CDS encoding alanine racemase yields MGEKEREGLEAGAPEWAEERSGQEAAAQAVIAASEGGTGGGRPAAERLDAGDMPEQAAEAVPGSGSLTGGKFGDEGPQTPFVLIRSVRVDANIASMAEAAAKRGVKLRPHVKTHKLPELAARQLAAGAVGITAAKLSEAEVMADGGIGDIFIAYPVMGAAKARRAASLAQRCRLAVGVDSAAGARHLSAAAEAAGIALEVRLEIESGLRRTGVAPEAALPLAREIAAMPGLELTGIFTYRGAMLGGAPTMDLQTAGHEEGRMMAAVAQELRRGGVPIRDVSVGSTPTAVYAAEIEGVTEIRPGTYVFHDRMQAAFGLCKLDDCAAEVWATVVSRPAPDRIVIDGGSKTFATDVQPGGAPLQLQGFGHVVGLPHAVFERMNEEHGVIRIRPEDDCQPGDLLRVIPNHICSTVNLHSSVYISDRDGGLRQVAVAARGCIQ; encoded by the coding sequence ATGGGCGAGAAGGAACGGGAAGGATTGGAAGCGGGCGCTCCTGAATGGGCAGAGGAGCGGTCGGGGCAGGAGGCTGCCGCCCAGGCGGTGATCGCAGCGTCTGAAGGGGGGACCGGCGGAGGACGGCCGGCGGCGGAGCGGCTGGATGCCGGAGATATGCCGGAGCAAGCCGCCGAGGCAGTACCGGGGAGCGGCAGTCTGACTGGCGGGAAGTTCGGCGATGAAGGTCCGCAGACTCCCTTTGTCCTGATCCGCAGCGTGCGCGTGGACGCCAATATCGCGTCCATGGCGGAAGCGGCGGCGAAGCGTGGCGTGAAGCTGCGCCCGCATGTGAAGACGCACAAGCTGCCGGAGCTCGCGGCCCGGCAGCTTGCTGCGGGAGCCGTCGGCATCACCGCCGCCAAGCTGTCGGAGGCGGAGGTGATGGCGGATGGCGGGATCGGCGATATCTTCATCGCCTATCCCGTCATGGGCGCCGCCAAGGCGCGGCGCGCCGCCAGCCTCGCGCAGCGGTGCCGGCTCGCCGTCGGCGTCGACAGCGCCGCGGGAGCGCGGCATTTGTCGGCGGCCGCCGAGGCCGCCGGCATCGCGCTCGAGGTCCGTCTCGAGATCGAGAGCGGCCTCCGGCGCACGGGGGTCGCGCCGGAGGCGGCGCTGCCGCTGGCGCGGGAGATCGCGGCGATGCCCGGCCTGGAGCTGACGGGCATCTTCACGTACCGCGGCGCGATGCTCGGCGGGGCTCCGACGATGGATCTGCAGACGGCCGGCCACGAGGAAGGCCGCATGATGGCTGCCGTCGCACAGGAGCTGCGCCGGGGAGGCGTGCCGATCCGCGACGTGAGCGTCGGCTCGACTCCGACGGCGGTGTATGCCGCCGAGATCGAGGGCGTCACGGAGATCCGGCCCGGCACGTATGTGTTCCACGACCGGATGCAGGCGGCCTTCGGCCTCTGCAAGCTGGATGATTGCGCGGCCGAAGTATGGGCGACAGTCGTCAGCCGTCCGGCGCCGGACCGCATCGTCATCGACGGAGGCAGCAAGACGTTCGCGACCGATGTGCAGCCGGGAGGCGCGCCGCTGCAGCTGCAGGGCTTCGGCCATGTCGTCGGCCTGCCGCATGCCGTGTTCGAGCGGATGAACGAGGAGCATGGCGTCATCCGGATACGCCCGGAGGACGACTGCCAGCCGGGCGACCTGCTGCGCGTCATTCCGAACCATATCTGCAGCACAGTGAATCTTCATTCCAGCGTGTACATCAGCGATAGGGACGGCGGGCTGCGGCAAGTTGCGGTCGCCGCGCGCGGCTGCATCCAATAG
- a CDS encoding D-aminoacylase, with product MLDLVLKNGRIVDGSGNPWFRGDVGVKDGRIAAVGRVDAEAAQTIDVQGRVISPGFIDGHCHSDLMILDHPLSEIKLSQGVTAEVVGNCGLAPAPVFPDREELLRSYISPVIGSTRHDWQWNTVGEYMDYVARSAPAEHMATYVAHGALRIAVMGFDNRPATAAELHRMKELLEEGLRAGAIGLSIGLLYSPGSYTSKEELAELCTVLPRYDGLLSTHIRGEGNNLLPSVREVIWIAEKAGIPLHISHLKAAGKINWGKALEAMELVEDARARGMDATVDVYPYSAGSTSLTTILPPWVLEGGIPGALEAFRDPVLRRRIREELDREQDDWDNLVCSTGWQSVFVASASGANAALEGKHIEEIAVMRGVHPADCMMDLLLEEDGQVPIVYFHMSDDDVRQVIAYPRSLIASDSLTCETGKPHPRLYGTFPRVFAKYVREERVLTLEDAVRKLTSFPVQRFRLGKRGLIVPDYAADLVVFNPDTIQDTATFADPKQQPEGISHVVVSGRVAMQDGVHTGERAGGFLRAASCACGSGHGTL from the coding sequence ATGCTGGATTTAGTGCTCAAAAACGGACGCATCGTGGACGGGAGCGGCAATCCGTGGTTTCGCGGCGACGTCGGCGTGAAGGATGGAAGGATCGCCGCTGTCGGCCGCGTGGACGCGGAGGCGGCGCAGACGATCGACGTCCAGGGACGCGTCATTTCCCCCGGCTTCATCGACGGCCACTGCCATTCGGATCTGATGATCCTCGACCATCCGCTCAGCGAGATCAAGCTCAGCCAGGGCGTCACCGCCGAGGTCGTCGGCAATTGCGGGCTTGCTCCGGCGCCGGTATTCCCGGACCGGGAGGAGCTGCTGCGCAGCTACATCTCCCCTGTCATCGGCAGCACTCGGCATGACTGGCAGTGGAATACGGTCGGCGAATACATGGACTACGTCGCCCGATCCGCTCCCGCCGAGCATATGGCGACCTATGTCGCCCACGGCGCCTTGCGGATCGCCGTCATGGGCTTCGACAACCGTCCGGCGACCGCCGCGGAGCTGCATCGGATGAAGGAGCTGCTGGAGGAGGGGCTGCGCGCCGGCGCGATCGGCCTGTCGATCGGCCTGCTCTACTCCCCCGGCAGCTATACGTCCAAGGAAGAGCTTGCGGAGCTGTGCACGGTGCTGCCCCGCTACGACGGCCTGCTGAGCACGCATATCCGGGGCGAGGGCAACAATCTGCTGCCTTCGGTGCGCGAGGTCATCTGGATCGCCGAGAAAGCGGGCATTCCGCTCCATATCAGCCATCTCAAGGCAGCCGGAAAGATCAACTGGGGCAAGGCTCTTGAAGCGATGGAGCTCGTGGAGGACGCCCGCGCCAGAGGCATGGATGCGACCGTGGACGTGTACCCGTATTCGGCGGGCTCGACGTCGCTGACGACGATCCTGCCTCCATGGGTGCTGGAGGGGGGCATCCCGGGAGCGCTGGAAGCGTTCCGCGATCCCGTCCTGCGCCGCCGCATCCGCGAGGAGCTCGACCGGGAGCAGGACGACTGGGACAACCTCGTCTGCTCCACCGGCTGGCAGAGCGTCTTCGTCGCCTCGGCGAGCGGCGCCAACGCTGCCCTGGAGGGGAAGCATATCGAGGAAATCGCCGTCATGCGAGGCGTCCATCCCGCCGACTGCATGATGGATCTGCTGCTGGAAGAGGACGGCCAGGTGCCGATCGTTTACTTCCACATGTCGGATGACGACGTCCGCCAGGTCATCGCCTATCCCCGCTCCCTGATCGCCTCGGACAGCCTCACCTGCGAGACCGGCAAGCCGCATCCAAGGCTGTATGGAACTTTTCCCCGCGTCTTTGCCAAATACGTGCGCGAGGAGCGGGTGCTGACGCTGGAGGATGCGGTGCGCAAGCTGACCTCGTTCCCGGTGCAGCGCTTCCGTCTCGGCAAGCGGGGCCTGATCGTGCCGGATTATGCCGCCGACCTCGTCGTTTTCAATCCGGATACGATCCAGGATACCGCTACCTTCGCCGATCCCAAGCAGCAGCCGGAGGGCATCTCGCATGTGGTCGTCTCCGGGCGCGTCGCGATGCAGGACGGCGTGCATACCGGAGAGCGCGCCGGAGGCTTCCTCCGCGCAGCCTCATGCGCCTGCGGCAGCGGGCACGGCACGCTCTGA
- a CDS encoding stalk domain-containing protein: MSRMSRNLSVMICVLLLFSAGVKVSAAAGMGQIISVLADGSQLFDDGRVLFASGASSSSLGLVQIGGSSKAGFGATGNGKLVKWSSAQGPHVVADVSGVKQASGTYWLLKDGSLWRAGQKSASFKGVRLFDESAEMIAFVTENGEIKRYYPSYSEPVELDKISDPEAIVKIEVSGLQSAVLYNDGRIVVYDFYRFRPYSLTTEGADISYSENGSLFIAMKDGTVRINDESSLVSGIDSIRNVIASTESDAFYARKTDGSWVFFRSGEARPLQPQSPESMKVKLAASSLYVGGQVNGTIQLVQAGGKSSELPLNQAAITIDKPHLLKQTSDGTIKSLAVGEASMTVEVGGLQQTVKISSSLKQALTGAQVVNGVAYLPIRSVFQALGGTSSYDAASKSFSIKVGAQSVVLSKGSAAAKVDGRKIMLKGKTFESKGETLFSADLLAAALGAKLTWDGSKQQMTVAVGKGQLVVTAKPYVTYNGMYAVPAAGDMTGYMILKGHPYESSVRIYFKNKNGSLSVQQENIPKMDPKTKVTWTDENGRKMTGTAGDLYKMFGALSNKYTDDWLSAQFGDLYDDWLFPSSVDGSMYVMEYLTGIGEMEPSVSSVPQW, encoded by the coding sequence ATGAGCAGAATGAGTCGGAATTTGTCGGTAATGATTTGTGTTCTTCTTCTTTTTTCTGCAGGCGTCAAGGTGTCCGCGGCGGCGGGAATGGGGCAGATCATCAGCGTGCTTGCGGATGGTTCGCAGCTGTTTGATGATGGCCGTGTCCTGTTTGCGAGCGGAGCATCCAGTTCATCGCTGGGCCTTGTCCAGATCGGAGGAAGCTCCAAGGCCGGTTTCGGTGCGACCGGCAACGGAAAGCTGGTCAAATGGTCCTCCGCGCAAGGCCCGCATGTCGTCGCCGATGTGAGCGGAGTCAAGCAAGCAAGCGGTACATACTGGCTGCTGAAGGACGGGTCCCTTTGGAGGGCCGGGCAAAAATCGGCCTCCTTCAAGGGGGTAAGGCTGTTTGACGAATCGGCCGAAATGATCGCTTTTGTGACAGAGAACGGAGAAATCAAGCGTTACTACCCGTCGTACAGCGAGCCTGTCGAGCTCGACAAAATCTCCGATCCTGAGGCGATCGTCAAGATTGAAGTCAGCGGTTTGCAATCGGCCGTGTTGTACAACGATGGACGGATCGTCGTCTATGATTTTTACAGATTCCGACCTTATAGCTTGACTACAGAAGGCGCCGATATCTCCTACTCGGAAAACGGCTCGCTGTTCATCGCCATGAAGGACGGGACGGTCCGGATCAATGACGAATCCTCCTTGGTGTCCGGAATCGATTCGATCAGGAACGTGATCGCGTCGACGGAATCGGATGCTTTCTATGCCCGCAAAACAGACGGGTCCTGGGTATTTTTCCGGTCGGGGGAAGCCCGTCCTTTGCAGCCTCAAAGCCCGGAAAGCATGAAGGTCAAGCTTGCGGCGAGCAGCCTATATGTCGGGGGACAAGTGAACGGGACGATCCAGCTCGTACAGGCTGGAGGCAAAAGCTCGGAATTGCCGCTGAATCAAGCGGCGATAACGATCGACAAGCCGCATCTGTTGAAACAGACGAGCGACGGCACGATCAAGTCGCTCGCCGTGGGGGAAGCCAGCATGACCGTAGAAGTCGGCGGCCTGCAGCAGACCGTGAAAATCTCCTCGAGCTTGAAGCAAGCCCTGACGGGAGCCCAGGTGGTAAACGGAGTTGCGTATCTGCCTATCCGTTCGGTCTTCCAGGCGCTGGGCGGGACTTCTTCTTATGATGCCGCCTCCAAGTCGTTCAGCATCAAGGTGGGCGCCCAATCGGTCGTTCTCTCCAAGGGGAGTGCGGCAGCCAAGGTGGACGGCCGGAAGATCATGCTGAAAGGGAAGACATTCGAGAGCAAAGGGGAAACGCTGTTTTCGGCGGATCTTCTCGCAGCCGCGTTGGGGGCCAAGCTTACCTGGGATGGCTCCAAGCAGCAAATGACGGTAGCGGTCGGAAAAGGGCAGCTGGTCGTCACGGCAAAGCCGTACGTCACCTACAACGGCATGTATGCTGTTCCAGCGGCGGGAGACATGACGGGGTATATGATTTTGAAGGGACACCCGTACGAGAGCTCGGTTCGGATCTACTTCAAGAATAAGAACGGCAGCCTTTCCGTCCAACAGGAGAACATTCCGAAGATGGATCCAAAGACCAAAGTGACCTGGACGGACGAAAACGGCCGGAAGATGACGGGCACGGCCGGAGATCTCTATAAAATGTTCGGTGCGTTGAGCAATAAATACACCGATGATTGGCTGTCTGCTCAATTCGGCGATCTTTACGATGATTGGCTGTTCCCTTCCTCGGTGGACGGCAGCATGTATGTCATGGAGTATTTGACCGGAATCGGCGAGATGGAACCCTCGGTCTCATCGGTCCCGCAGTGGTAA
- a CDS encoding response regulator transcription factor: MRIHILVADDDSHIRELLRLVLTREGYAVSEAADGRQAVSVLEAEQVHLAVVDVMMPLKDGLELTEEIRRQYDLPVILLTAKGTMADKEKGFEAGTDDYLVKPFEPQELLFRIRALLRRYRMASSEVIRLGGVTIDRASYEVDAAGQSIVLPLREFQLLAQLASQPGRIHTREQLISMIWGTDYEGDSRTVDVHVKRLRERFEPYRDDFVITTIRGLGYKLETGGGLS; this comes from the coding sequence ATGCGAATCCATATTCTCGTCGCCGACGATGATTCCCATATCCGGGAGCTGCTGAGGCTCGTGCTGACGCGCGAGGGCTACGCCGTGAGCGAAGCCGCGGACGGACGGCAAGCCGTATCCGTGCTGGAGGCCGAGCAGGTGCATCTGGCCGTCGTCGACGTCATGATGCCCTTGAAGGACGGGCTGGAGCTCACGGAAGAGATCCGCCGGCAGTACGACTTGCCGGTTATTCTGCTTACCGCCAAGGGAACGATGGCCGACAAGGAGAAGGGCTTCGAGGCCGGAACGGACGATTACCTCGTGAAGCCGTTCGAGCCGCAGGAGCTGCTGTTCCGGATCAGGGCGCTGCTGCGTCGGTACCGGATGGCCAGCTCGGAGGTCATCCGGCTGGGGGGAGTGACGATTGACCGCGCAAGCTATGAGGTCGATGCCGCAGGGCAGAGCATCGTCCTGCCGCTGCGCGAATTCCAGCTGCTGGCCCAGCTGGCCAGCCAGCCGGGCCGCATCCATACCCGGGAGCAGCTCATCTCCATGATCTGGGGAACGGATTATGAGGGAGACAGCCGGACCGTCGACGTGCATGTGAAGCGGTTGAGGGAGAGATTCGAGCCTTACCGGGACGACTTCGTCATCACGACGATCCGCGGCCTCGGCTACAAGCTGGAGACCGGGGGCGGCCTTTCGTGA